One Leptolyngbya sp. SIO1E4 genomic region harbors:
- a CDS encoding sucrase ferredoxin has translation MVAIDIDACRYCSDVSKANQEDPIGSAPTVDYWILVEFPQPWPTAMFTEHPLIKQMIPLIKKLIFKRGVMVRPLAIAPDPDYSKPGYTRVIYYWRPARQFAEYDKQEYVVPDDQTLPLVTALLTRLLNRSGEVSQFTPYQQDTQAVREILVCTHTQVDLACGRFGTPVYRHLRKTYGQPDQPLRVWQSTHFGGHQFAPTLIDLPTGQLWGHLEMDVLPQLIYRNNDHRQMGRFYRGWTGVNRFEQIAEREAWMQEGWDWLTYPRTAQTLRKGLTGRKRWLYPVLRWLPIKLLQLWLERWTRDANWVDVDVTYDTASGSGRYQIRIEENGEIMTARSSAAKANEKMTLAPAKQYRVSHCEQVTASL, from the coding sequence ATGGTAGCTATAGATATTGACGCTTGCCGATATTGCTCTGACGTTTCAAAAGCCAATCAAGAAGACCCTATCGGTTCTGCCCCAACGGTCGATTACTGGATTCTCGTGGAATTTCCTCAGCCTTGGCCCACCGCAATGTTTACTGAGCATCCACTCATCAAGCAGATGATTCCTCTGATTAAGAAACTGATCTTTAAGCGGGGTGTTATGGTGAGGCCGCTGGCGATCGCCCCTGACCCTGATTACTCTAAGCCGGGTTACACGCGGGTGATCTATTATTGGCGTCCAGCTCGGCAGTTTGCTGAATACGATAAGCAAGAGTACGTTGTCCCCGACGACCAGACTTTACCGTTGGTGACGGCCTTGCTCACCCGTCTATTGAACCGGTCTGGAGAGGTATCCCAATTCACGCCTTATCAGCAGGATACGCAGGCGGTGCGAGAAATATTGGTCTGTACGCATACTCAGGTAGACCTCGCCTGTGGTCGTTTTGGTACACCCGTTTACCGTCACCTACGTAAAACCTATGGCCAGCCTGACCAACCGCTACGTGTCTGGCAAAGCACCCACTTTGGCGGCCATCAATTTGCGCCTACTTTAATCGACTTGCCGACCGGGCAACTCTGGGGCCATTTAGAAATGGACGTCCTGCCGCAGCTAATTTATCGCAATAACGACCACCGGCAAATGGGGCGCTTCTATCGGGGCTGGACGGGTGTCAATCGATTCGAGCAGATCGCCGAGCGCGAAGCCTGGATGCAGGAAGGTTGGGATTGGCTCACCTATCCCCGAACTGCCCAGACCCTTCGTAAAGGGCTAACCGGTCGGAAACGCTGGCTGTATCCGGTATTACGTTGGCTACCGATTAAACTATTGCAGCTTTGGTTAGAGCGCTGGACGCGTGACGCCAATTGGGTTGACGTTGATGTGACCTATGACACTGCCTCGGGGAGTGGGCGCTATCAGATCCGCATTGAGGAAAATGGCGAAATCATGACTGCGCGTAGCTCAGCAGCTAAAGCCAACGAAAAAATGACGCTGGCTCCGGCCAAGCAATATCGAGTCAGTCATTGCGAGCAAGTCACCGCCAGCCTGTAG
- a CDS encoding helix-turn-helix transcriptional regulator, giving the protein MKVPLVLNRSNDWLLPGSPSDSRLFHADETDVIEVLSSQVGQGYSQFIPLQDDLALSIHDYSLNQHRVIGRVDSHNSLEFEFRLAGRDAGYSSFIPHFGLREFEIKPAQKRFSNIEVWFKQPALTTYCQAFVERLSPQTQSNTECIIQSIYRYQGGGSRSTLMGMLNQIFNREKAPGPQLTLEHILTDALYDDVLTFGDSSRSPITPAMEQVIGQIFSCPYQGATRRTYLEHQALALVKLYLEAIVHHRRHEADLDYVYQAGAILRNQIANPPPIEALARQVGTNRLTLTQGFHTLYGTTPFGYLRDCRLLQAKRLLMTSTLSVAEVAAAVGYASRNRFATAFRQKIGLNPKAFQMRVWQQAS; this is encoded by the coding sequence ATGAAAGTGCCATTGGTCTTGAATCGTTCCAATGATTGGCTTTTGCCCGGCAGCCCCAGCGATTCACGGCTGTTTCATGCCGATGAGACTGATGTCATTGAGGTTCTTTCGTCTCAAGTTGGGCAAGGTTATAGCCAATTCATTCCACTGCAAGATGATTTGGCCCTTAGCATTCACGACTATAGTCTCAATCAGCATCGGGTTATTGGCCGGGTAGATAGCCATAATTCCCTAGAATTTGAGTTTCGATTAGCTGGTCGTGATGCTGGATATAGCTCTTTTATTCCGCATTTTGGCCTGAGAGAGTTTGAAATCAAGCCTGCACAAAAACGGTTTTCCAACATTGAAGTTTGGTTTAAGCAACCTGCTCTCACGACCTATTGTCAAGCATTCGTAGAGCGTTTGTCACCTCAAACCCAAAGCAACACCGAGTGCATCATTCAATCAATATATCGATACCAGGGGGGCGGCTCACGCTCAACCTTGATGGGAATGCTCAACCAGATTTTCAACCGGGAAAAGGCACCTGGGCCTCAGCTCACCCTTGAACACATTTTGACCGATGCGCTCTATGACGATGTTCTGACCTTCGGAGACTCTTCCCGCAGCCCGATAACCCCTGCAATGGAGCAAGTGATCGGGCAGATTTTCAGTTGTCCGTACCAGGGCGCAACCCGCCGCACTTACTTAGAGCACCAAGCCCTAGCCCTGGTGAAGCTTTATCTCGAGGCGATAGTACACCATCGTCGGCACGAAGCTGACCTTGACTATGTTTACCAGGCAGGCGCTATTTTAAGAAACCAGATTGCGAATCCTCCCCCAATTGAAGCGCTGGCCCGACAAGTCGGCACCAATCGGCTCACACTGACCCAGGGCTTCCACACACTATACGGAACGACGCCCTTTGGCTACTTGCGTGACTGTCGTCTGTTGCAGGCCAAGCGACTGTTAATGACCTCAACCCTATCAGTCGCAGAAGTTGCAGCGGCTGTTGGCTATGCCAGCCGTAATCGCTTTGCCACGGCTTTTCGTCAAAAAATTGGGCTTAACCCCAAAGCGTTTCAGATGCGGGTTTGGCAGCAGGCTAGTTAG
- a CDS encoding TonB-dependent siderophore receptor, with the protein MGKSLQNWNYLWILAAASLPMAVAETAGARELSDRVSVNRDLLFDQPQGPANDVSPYVTSPAGFVAKNHEPRLKNPQRLTVSDSIAQTETAPIQIIGVQLEETETGLQVLLAIADGELLTPTTTVSGDALIVDIANAVLSLPDSDEFLAFAPAEGIALVQVTALPGNRVQVVITGADAAPTAEAETAATGLELSVVPGVAQAGEDDEALRIVVTGEEDRGYAESNTTTATRTDTPLIEIPQSIQVIPEAVLEDQQVIRLNDALRNVPGVVPGNNFGGGLDIFTIRGFEGAAILRDGFRASEAGSVGQGGLQETANLERIEVLRGPASILYGNVEPGGIINLVTKQPLDTPFAEVTTQFGSYGLFRPTLDVTGPLDAAGNIRYRLNAAYERADGFRDYDTDTTRVFLAPVIAFDLGDRTDLTLDLEYLNDQRPYDKGIPPIGDELADVPLDTIIGEPDDFFRTQSTRIGYRLEHRFSENWRLRNRFRYTNSNSENRRTQLEESLGGLNEATGEIIRLYYFSDSDLDSYEFQTEVIGEFATGSINHTLLAGVDVFFDDGDFFVANDLALPVNLFDPEIGVVPRPDLPLTFTSTDTTASRSRVGLLLQDQIELLPEVTLLLGGRVDFFTQSSTAAAISIPGILETPASDDEQSQTAFTPRVGIVYQPIPELALYASYSRSFEPNILTATTIDGEFLDPEEGEQFEVGLKTELFDGRLAATLSFFDITQTNVAAADPDNANFVVPIGEQTSRGMEFNVTGEILPGWNVLAGLSLLDAEIEESANFAAGATPPNVPETSASLWTTYEIQSGDLAGLGFGLGLYYVGERQGDNANTFTMDEYLRTDAAIYYRQEDFRLGLNFRNLFDIDYFVSTEAGRGGTTPGEPFTVVGSVSVTF; encoded by the coding sequence ATGGGAAAGTCGTTACAGAATTGGAATTACCTCTGGATTTTAGCCGCAGCTAGCCTCCCAATGGCTGTTGCAGAAACGGCTGGAGCACGAGAGTTATCGGATAGAGTGTCGGTTAATCGTGACTTATTATTCGATCAGCCTCAAGGCCCCGCAAACGATGTTTCTCCCTACGTAACTTCGCCCGCTGGCTTCGTCGCTAAGAACCACGAACCAAGACTCAAGAACCCACAACGATTAACCGTCTCAGACTCAATTGCTCAAACCGAAACTGCCCCCATCCAAATCATCGGCGTCCAACTGGAGGAAACTGAGACAGGCTTGCAGGTTTTGTTGGCCATCGCCGACGGTGAATTGCTAACGCCGACCACAACGGTGTCGGGCGATGCACTGATTGTCGACATTGCCAATGCGGTGTTATCGCTGCCCGATAGCGACGAGTTTTTAGCGTTTGCCCCTGCTGAGGGCATTGCCCTCGTGCAAGTCACAGCCCTGCCGGGAAACCGGGTGCAAGTGGTGATTACAGGAGCAGATGCTGCCCCCACTGCCGAAGCCGAGACCGCAGCCACTGGATTGGAACTCAGCGTGGTGCCGGGAGTGGCTCAAGCAGGTGAAGATGATGAAGCCTTGAGAATTGTAGTTACTGGCGAAGAAGACCGGGGCTATGCCGAATCTAACACTACCACCGCCACTCGCACCGATACGCCACTGATCGAGATTCCCCAATCAATCCAGGTTATACCGGAAGCTGTTCTCGAAGATCAGCAGGTCATCCGCCTGAATGATGCGTTACGAAACGTGCCGGGCGTGGTACCGGGCAATAACTTTGGCGGCGGTCTCGATATTTTTACGATTCGTGGGTTCGAGGGAGCAGCCATTCTCCGCGATGGCTTTCGGGCTAGTGAAGCTGGCAGTGTGGGTCAAGGGGGGCTTCAGGAAACCGCCAATCTGGAACGCATTGAGGTGTTGCGGGGGCCGGCTTCGATTCTCTATGGCAATGTCGAGCCGGGTGGCATCATTAATCTGGTGACCAAGCAGCCTTTGGACACCCCATTTGCTGAGGTGACGACTCAGTTTGGTAGCTATGGACTCTTTCGGCCCACGCTCGATGTTACGGGCCCGCTCGACGCTGCGGGCAATATTCGCTATCGACTGAATGCAGCCTATGAGCGGGCGGATGGGTTTCGCGATTATGACACCGACACCACGCGAGTATTCTTAGCCCCGGTGATTGCCTTTGATTTGGGCGATCGCACCGACCTGACACTAGATTTGGAGTACCTCAACGACCAGCGCCCGTATGACAAAGGGATTCCTCCAATCGGGGATGAGCTGGCCGATGTCCCCCTCGATACGATTATCGGCGAACCCGACGACTTCTTTAGGACACAAAGTACCCGTATCGGCTACCGCTTAGAGCATCGCTTTAGTGAGAACTGGCGGCTCCGCAACCGCTTTCGCTATACCAACAGTAACTCTGAGAACCGCCGGACTCAGCTAGAGGAAAGCTTGGGGGGTCTGAATGAAGCAACCGGTGAGATTATCCGCCTCTATTACTTCAGTGATAGTGACCTTGATAGCTACGAGTTCCAGACGGAGGTGATTGGAGAATTTGCGACGGGCTCGATCAATCACACCCTATTAGCGGGGGTCGATGTGTTTTTTGATGACGGGGACTTTTTTGTTGCCAATGATCTAGCCCTCCCGGTCAACCTATTCGATCCAGAGATTGGTGTCGTCCCCCGTCCAGATCTGCCGTTGACATTTACGTCGACTGATACCACCGCGAGTCGCAGCCGGGTAGGACTGCTGCTGCAGGATCAAATCGAACTCTTGCCAGAGGTCACTCTGCTGCTAGGCGGGCGGGTTGATTTCTTTACCCAAAGCAGCACTGCAGCAGCCATTTCCATTCCGGGCATCTTGGAAACGCCCGCCAGCGATGATGAACAGTCTCAAACGGCGTTTACGCCTCGAGTGGGCATTGTCTATCAGCCGATACCCGAACTTGCCTTGTATGCCAGCTATAGCCGCTCCTTTGAGCCCAATATCTTAACAGCCACCACGATTGACGGCGAGTTTCTTGACCCGGAGGAAGGTGAACAGTTTGAGGTCGGTCTGAAGACGGAGCTGTTCGACGGGCGGCTCGCGGCCACTCTCTCCTTCTTCGACATTACCCAAACCAACGTGGCCGCTGCAGATCCTGACAATGCCAACTTTGTGGTACCGATTGGTGAGCAGACGAGTCGGGGGATGGAATTTAATGTGACTGGCGAAATCTTGCCAGGGTGGAATGTTCTGGCGGGTTTGAGTTTATTGGATGCCGAAATTGAAGAAAGTGCCAATTTTGCAGCGGGCGCTACGCCACCCAATGTCCCGGAAACTTCGGCAAGTCTGTGGACAACCTACGAAATTCAGTCCGGTGACCTAGCGGGACTGGGTTTTGGATTGGGCCTTTACTACGTGGGCGAACGCCAAGGGGATAATGCCAATACTTTCACGATGGACGAATACCTGCGTACCGATGCGGCCATTTACTACCGGCAGGAAGATTTCCGCCTCGGGCTCAACTTTCGCAATCTCTTCGACATCGACTATTTCGTGAGTACCGAGGCGGGGCGGGGCGGCACGACACCGGGTGAGCCTTTCACCGTCGTGGGCAGTGTTTCCGTCACGTTTTAG
- a CDS encoding iron-siderophore ABC transporter substrate-binding protein, with product MHIRVKVKTMALFLAALVAVVTVAACGANQLRNEPIPVVDGRTIQHAMGETVVPQMPERVVLLWSAVDALALGVEPAGAVLLASPQIIGDEATPMFSDRTEGIAAVGNFAQPNLETIVELQPDLILGTTFAESFYPRLAQIAPTVIVDISGGPAAWKEHVLEAATAFGKPDEAQALIQQYEQRIAQFQQAMGDRLDTTVVSVTRFLPDQIHIYQKDSLPGVVLAEAGLPRPESQQRNNHDEIISLESLPSIDGDVLFFVQDNPEESTLAQAQESQLWSQLDVVQRGQVHEVSAEVWFLNPGIVSAHMMLNDLFRTLVPDGEQYVIHQVGELTLP from the coding sequence ATGCATATTCGAGTCAAAGTCAAGACGATGGCGCTTTTCTTAGCGGCTTTAGTGGCGGTTGTGACGGTTGCCGCATGTGGTGCGAACCAACTCCGCAACGAGCCGATTCCCGTTGTGGACGGGCGCACGATTCAACATGCGATGGGTGAAACCGTCGTGCCCCAAATGCCCGAACGGGTAGTGCTGCTGTGGTCAGCGGTGGACGCGCTGGCACTGGGAGTAGAACCTGCTGGGGCGGTTCTACTCGCGTCGCCTCAAATCATTGGGGATGAGGCGACGCCCATGTTTAGCGATCGCACCGAGGGCATCGCTGCAGTGGGCAATTTTGCACAGCCTAATTTAGAGACCATTGTTGAGCTGCAGCCTGATTTGATTCTGGGCACAACGTTTGCTGAAAGCTTTTATCCGCGTTTGGCGCAAATTGCTCCCACCGTTATCGTAGATATCTCAGGCGGACCAGCCGCTTGGAAAGAGCACGTACTTGAAGCAGCAACCGCCTTCGGGAAACCCGATGAAGCCCAGGCCCTGATTCAACAGTACGAGCAGCGCATCGCCCAGTTTCAGCAGGCGATGGGCGATCGCCTCGACACTACTGTTGTCTCCGTAACACGGTTTCTCCCCGATCAGATTCACATCTACCAAAAAGATAGCCTGCCGGGAGTGGTGTTAGCCGAGGCGGGGCTGCCGCGCCCGGAGAGTCAGCAGCGAAACAACCACGATGAAATCATCAGCCTCGAAAGTCTCCCCAGCATCGATGGCGACGTGCTGTTCTTCGTGCAAGACAATCCTGAAGAATCGACCTTGGCCCAGGCTCAGGAGAGTCAACTGTGGTCTCAACTCGATGTGGTGCAGCGCGGCCAGGTGCATGAGGTATCGGCAGAGGTTTGGTTCCTCAATCCGGGCATTGTCAGCGCTCATATGATGTTAAATGACCTGTTTCGCACCCTCGTCCCCGATGGCGAGCAGTATGTCATCCATCAGGTCGGCGAGTTGACCCTGCCGTGA
- a CDS encoding ABC transporter ATP-binding protein, translated as MKSALRQFVLNPYTLLLGRYLKSQRLRVIALAIALLVSIVLQLINPQILRYFIDTALNQGTGARLLQAALLFIGIALVTQGLTLANTYLGETIAWQATNALRADLTAHCLHLDLSFHQSRTPGELVERVDGDVTTLARFFSQFALYILGNSLLLLGILTVLWFEDWRAGLSLTLFVLVAFGFLTRLIRLALPAWVAYRQLSARFFGFLGEYLTGREDLQANGSISYVKHRFHGMLQQWLPIFHRARLAQTLLWGSSVALLTTGNVIALSVGAYLWSQNVITLGTVYLIFYYANQLRQPMASILGELTDFQQAQASILRVQELLTTPSRLPPAGEQTLPAGALTVAFDQVWFSYDADSPHDWALQDVSWCLPAGQVVGVVGRTGSGKTTLTRLLLRFYASQTGTIRLGRVPLETIATACLRQRVGIVTQEVQLFQATIRDNLRLFDPAIEDDQIQHALGELGLLDWLRSHPQGLDTLLAADSGGLSAGEAQLLAFARIWLRDPSLVILDEASSRLDPLTERRIEQATKQLMQGRTGIIIAHRLSTLQHVDYILVLDQGKVVEYGRRQDLANQPTSRFAHLLQMNRTHTSLS; from the coding sequence ATGAAATCAGCCCTTCGCCAGTTCGTGTTAAATCCCTACACGCTTCTACTGGGGCGCTATCTCAAGTCTCAGCGGCTGCGCGTCATCGCTTTGGCAATAGCACTACTGGTCAGTATTGTCCTGCAGCTCATCAACCCGCAAATTCTGCGTTACTTCATCGACACAGCCCTCAATCAAGGGACAGGGGCAAGGCTGCTGCAAGCCGCTCTCCTGTTCATCGGCATTGCCCTGGTAACGCAGGGCTTGACCCTGGCGAATACCTACTTAGGAGAAACCATTGCCTGGCAGGCTACCAATGCCCTGCGTGCGGATCTCACGGCCCATTGCCTACACCTTGATCTCTCCTTTCACCAGTCCCGCACCCCCGGTGAACTGGTTGAGCGAGTAGATGGGGATGTCACCACCCTGGCTCGCTTCTTTTCTCAATTTGCCCTCTATATTTTGGGCAACAGCCTGCTGCTACTCGGCATCCTCACTGTGCTGTGGTTTGAGGACTGGCGAGCCGGGTTAAGTTTGACCCTGTTTGTCCTGGTTGCCTTCGGCTTTTTGACGCGCCTCATTCGATTGGCCTTACCCGCCTGGGTAGCTTATCGCCAGCTCAGCGCTCGTTTCTTTGGGTTTCTGGGCGAGTACCTCACCGGCAGAGAAGACCTGCAGGCCAATGGCAGCATCAGTTATGTTAAACATCGCTTCCATGGGATGCTGCAGCAGTGGCTGCCCATTTTCCATCGCGCCCGCCTGGCCCAAACGCTTCTCTGGGGTAGCTCAGTAGCGCTCTTAACCACGGGTAATGTCATTGCGCTCAGTGTGGGCGCTTACCTCTGGTCTCAAAACGTGATTACCCTCGGTACGGTGTATCTGATTTTTTACTACGCCAACCAGTTGCGCCAGCCCATGGCCAGCATTTTGGGTGAACTGACCGATTTCCAACAGGCGCAGGCCAGCATCCTACGTGTGCAGGAGCTACTGACCACGCCGTCACGCCTCCCCCCCGCCGGAGAGCAAACCTTACCAGCTGGTGCCTTAACAGTAGCGTTTGACCAGGTGTGGTTTAGTTACGATGCTGACTCACCCCATGACTGGGCCTTGCAGGATGTATCTTGGTGCTTGCCAGCGGGCCAGGTGGTGGGGGTGGTGGGTCGTACCGGCAGTGGCAAAACCACGTTGACCCGCCTGCTGTTGCGGTTCTATGCATCTCAAACCGGGACGATTCGCTTAGGTCGAGTGCCCCTTGAGACTATCGCCACGGCCTGCTTGCGGCAGCGAGTTGGCATCGTCACTCAGGAGGTGCAGCTATTCCAGGCCACCATACGCGATAATTTGAGGCTCTTTGACCCGGCTATTGAGGATGACCAAATTCAGCACGCCTTAGGTGAACTGGGGCTGCTTGATTGGCTGCGATCGCACCCCCAAGGGCTAGATACCCTACTAGCCGCCGACAGTGGCGGCCTGTCAGCGGGCGAAGCCCAGCTCCTAGCCTTTGCCCGCATCTGGCTCAGGGACCCAAGTCTAGTGATTCTGGATGAAGCCTCCTCCCGGCTCGACCCCCTGACCGAACGCCGCATTGAGCAAGCCACGAAACAGTTAATGCAAGGGCGCACAGGCATCATCATTGCCCATCGCCTCAGCACCCTCCAACACGTTGATTACATCCTGGTCTTAGACCAGGGAAAAGTCGTCGAATACGGTCGCCGCCAAGATCTCGCTAACCAACCCACCTCACGCTTCGCTCACCTCTTACAGATGAACCGAACCCACACCTCCCTCTCCTAA
- a CDS encoding ABC transporter ATP-binding protein, with translation MTSPAKLPIRPLLWRLITYTPKLALMDAGLWMLISGVFPAIPGLIIQGFFDALTETAPLDLSPLVFLGLLVATSMGEIVAIFAGQWVRTQYRFNLRSLLRHNLLDKLLQQPGAQPLSIDDSQQQTISPGEAIAYFREDPELIEQTIAKTADLIGQGLFALGAIALLLSINARITLIVFLPLAVISIAVQQAQQKIKQYRRASRQATQAVTGFLGEIFAAVQVLKATGTETAALSHLQQINQHRQQQMVKDQLLTTVLNSSFENLINLGIGLILLIVAIASNPAINSLSVGDFALFIYYLAFVTTSFRAFGQYLTGLKQTEVSFDRLSALHSEATATEYSYPQSSSALVLVAHKPLYFAGLLGRQPQLPPIEQPAPDTESYLEELTVVDLSYRHPHSERGIEAISFSLLRGSLTVITGPIGSGKTTLLRVLLGLLPRQAGSIYWNGQTVENPAIFFRPPRSAYTPQVPHLFSNTLRNNLLLGLEKSDAILREVLHLSVFEQDVAAMPTGLATLVGTRGVRLSGGQLQRAAAARMLVRQPELLVFDDLSSALDVETEHRLWERLFKAERPTTGEWQPTCLVTSNRPGVLCRADHIIVLNEGQIEAMGRFDEVSLTTFS, from the coding sequence ATGACATCCCCCGCCAAACTCCCCATCCGGCCCTTACTCTGGCGCTTAATTACCTACACCCCCAAATTGGCTCTCATGGATGCTGGGCTATGGATGTTGATTTCAGGTGTCTTTCCAGCCATCCCAGGGCTAATTATCCAAGGCTTTTTCGATGCCCTGACCGAGACCGCCCCCCTTGACCTCTCGCCTCTAGTCTTTTTGGGTTTACTGGTCGCAACTAGCATGGGCGAAATTGTCGCTATCTTTGCCGGTCAGTGGGTACGAACCCAGTACCGCTTTAACTTGCGATCGCTGCTGCGCCATAACCTCTTAGACAAACTGCTACAGCAACCCGGTGCTCAACCCCTCTCGATTGACGACTCACAGCAGCAGACGATCTCACCTGGAGAGGCGATTGCCTACTTCCGCGAAGATCCAGAACTTATCGAACAAACGATCGCCAAAACAGCGGACTTGATAGGGCAGGGACTCTTTGCATTGGGCGCGATCGCCCTCTTACTGAGTATCAACGCCCGGATCACCCTAATTGTCTTTCTCCCGTTGGCCGTTATCTCCATAGCCGTTCAGCAAGCTCAACAAAAGATTAAGCAATACCGCCGAGCCAGCCGTCAGGCCACACAAGCCGTAACCGGCTTTCTGGGAGAAATCTTTGCGGCGGTTCAAGTCCTCAAAGCCACCGGCACAGAAACCGCTGCCCTTAGCCATCTGCAACAGATTAATCAACACCGTCAGCAACAAATGGTGAAAGACCAACTGCTGACAACAGTCCTCAACTCCAGCTTCGAGAACCTGATCAATCTAGGGATTGGCCTAATTTTGCTAATTGTGGCGATCGCCAGCAACCCGGCTATCAATTCCCTCTCAGTGGGTGATTTTGCCCTCTTTATTTACTATCTGGCTTTCGTGACGACGTCTTTTCGTGCCTTCGGCCAGTACCTAACCGGGTTAAAGCAAACCGAAGTTTCCTTTGACCGCTTAAGTGCCCTACACAGTGAAGCCACAGCCACAGAGTACAGTTATCCCCAATCTTCCTCAGCCTTGGTACTTGTGGCTCATAAACCGCTTTATTTTGCGGGGCTTTTGGGTCGCCAACCCCAACTGCCTCCCATCGAGCAACCCGCTCCAGACACCGAGTCTTATTTAGAAGAACTCACCGTTGTCGATCTGAGCTATCGCCATCCCCACTCGGAGCGGGGGATTGAAGCCATTAGTTTTTCACTGTTGCGAGGCAGCCTCACCGTCATTACTGGCCCGATTGGTTCTGGCAAAACCACCTTGCTACGCGTTTTATTAGGACTCCTACCCCGGCAAGCTGGCAGCATTTACTGGAACGGGCAAACTGTCGAGAATCCAGCCATTTTTTTCAGACCACCCCGCAGTGCTTATACACCCCAAGTGCCGCATCTATTTAGCAATACCCTACGCAACAACCTGCTGCTGGGGCTAGAAAAATCAGATGCGATTCTCCGAGAGGTTCTCCATCTATCCGTTTTCGAACAAGATGTCGCCGCCATGCCGACAGGTTTAGCCACCCTAGTGGGTACCCGAGGGGTTCGGCTCTCAGGTGGGCAACTCCAGCGAGCCGCCGCCGCGCGGATGCTGGTGCGCCAGCCCGAACTTCTGGTCTTCGATGATCTATCCAGTGCTCTGGATGTTGAGACAGAGCACCGATTATGGGAGCGGCTGTTTAAAGCTGAACGGCCAACCACTGGAGAGTGGCAGCCAACTTGCCTGGTTACCTCTAATCGACCCGGTGTATTGTGCCGTGCTGACCATATCATTGTCCTCAACGAAGGGCAGATCGAGGCCATGGGCCGCTTTGACGAAGTATCACTTACAACATTTTCTTGA
- a CDS encoding helix-turn-helix transcriptional regulator, with the protein MVKVLTGYEVNEIMAECRANGEVSEYTEGSEYFWQMPSLLGWGYGRQIQLRSGLWLTVGDYKKRQTHTYKGPHQQTMPITLAFYLSGGMRVDNSGLNTVQEEVAGKSYLYCLPNTFEIEEYPAAQQTCAVRIQILPELIPTLSDRIHELPTHLQRAIKQPKQALLYHSTNITPAQHHVLQQILQWPYQGVTRYLYLEGKVLELLALHFELMLSSASDYSLPLVAKDIDRIYQARDILIHNMASPPSLPELSKQVQLNERKLKQGFRQVFNTTVFGYLHDHRMEQARQLLQTGQLNIQETARWVGYASRSSFVVAFKKKFQVAPSCYLKGL; encoded by the coding sequence ATGGTTAAGGTTCTGACTGGTTACGAAGTGAACGAAATTATGGCAGAATGCCGTGCCAACGGCGAAGTTTCAGAATACACCGAAGGATCTGAATACTTCTGGCAAATGCCATCGTTATTGGGCTGGGGCTATGGGCGTCAAATTCAACTGAGGTCTGGCTTATGGCTAACCGTGGGTGATTATAAAAAGCGCCAAACCCACACCTACAAAGGTCCTCATCAACAGACCATGCCGATAACGCTGGCCTTTTACCTATCGGGGGGCATGCGGGTTGATAACTCAGGGTTAAACACGGTTCAAGAAGAAGTGGCTGGGAAAAGCTACCTTTATTGTTTGCCCAATACTTTTGAGATTGAGGAGTATCCAGCGGCGCAGCAGACGTGTGCCGTTAGGATTCAGATTTTGCCAGAGCTGATACCCACCCTGAGCGATCGCATCCACGAATTACCGACCCATCTCCAAAGGGCCATCAAGCAGCCAAAACAAGCGTTGCTATACCACTCAACCAACATCACTCCAGCACAGCACCATGTGCTGCAGCAAATTTTGCAGTGGCCTTACCAGGGCGTGACTCGCTACCTCTACTTAGAAGGCAAAGTGTTGGAACTGCTGGCCTTGCATTTTGAGCTGATGCTGTCTTCCGCATCAGACTACAGCCTCCCTTTAGTCGCCAAAGACATTGACCGCATCTATCAGGCTCGAGACATCCTGATTCACAATATGGCCAGTCCCCCCTCTTTGCCGGAGCTTTCCAAACAAGTTCAGTTGAATGAGCGCAAGCTTAAGCAGGGATTTCGTCAAGTCTTCAACACCACTGTGTTTGGCTACTTGCATGATCACCGTATGGAGCAGGCTCGGCAATTACTGCAAACAGGGCAGCTCAATATTCAAGAAACGGCTCGTTGGGTTGGCTATGCCAGTCGCAGCTCATTTGTAGTGGCCTTTAAGAAGAAGTTTCAGGTAGCTCCGAGTTGTTATTTGAAAGGACTGTGA